The stretch of DNA GCCGCATCAGCCGGCGGAAGGCCAGCGCCTTCGCCTGGTCGATCGAAGGCTGCCGGTCATGGCTCGCCACGAGATGGGCGCGCAGGCGATCGGCGGCGAGCGGCGCATCGCCGGCCTCGATGGCATCGAGGATGGCGAGGTGCTCGCGCAGGGTCGCGACATAGGAGCCGCGCATGGCGTGGAGCTGGTACTCGTCGACCCGGCGCAGGGCGGTGTGCTGGCGCACCGCGGCGCGCAGGAACCGGTTGCCGCTGCAATCGGCGATCTGGTCGTGGAACCGTGTGTCGAGCTCGACCAGGGCGCCGATGGCGGGGGCGCGGTCGGCGGCGTCGAGCTCGGCCTCGTGGCGCCGGCGCAGCGCCGCGAAGGCGCGCCTGGCGGGCTGGAAGCCCGGCGCCAGCAGCGCCGCCGGCTCCAGCACCAGACGGAAATCCATGCTCTCGCGATAGGAGGCCTCGTCGGCGAGGCCCGGCATGAAGATCCAGGTATGACCGACCGAGCGGCGCACCAGCCCAGCATCCCGCAGGGCCTCGAGCACGTCCTGCGCCTTCGCCCGCGCCACGCCATAGCGCTCGCCGATGCGGGTGATCGAGATCTGGTCGCCGATCAGACCGGCGAAGCGCTCGGCCAGGATGGTGCGGTAGAGCGGGTCGATCTCGGCGCCGGGCAGGCGCGAGCGGTCGAACTCGGCGGATTTGGGATCGGCGGCCAGGGCGAAACCGCCCTCCTCCCGCCGGGCGGCGAGGCCGAGATGCTCCATGAGCTCCAGGGCCTTGCGCACCGGCGTGCGCGAGACAGCGCAGCGCCTGGCCAGCGCCGGCTCGGGCAGGCGGTCGCCAGCGCCCCAGCCCTCCGCCTCCGCCACGTCGAGGATCT from Labrys wisconsinensis encodes:
- a CDS encoding FCD domain-containing protein; its protein translation is MPDADDPPSERTLALAREILDVAEAEGWGAGDRLPEPALARRCAVSRTPVRKALELMEHLGLAARREEGGFALAADPKSAEFDRSRLPGAEIDPLYRTILAERFAGLIGDQISITRIGERYGVARAKAQDVLEALRDAGLVRRSVGHTWIFMPGLADEASYRESMDFRLVLEPAALLAPGFQPARRAFAALRRRHEAELDAADRAPAIGALVELDTRFHDQIADCSGNRFLRAAVRQHTALRRVDEYQLHAMRGSYVATLREHLAILDAIEAGDAPLAADRLRAHLVASHDRQPSIDQAKALAFRRLMRR